A portion of the Candidatus Pristimantibacillus lignocellulolyticus genome contains these proteins:
- the rpmI gene encoding 50S ribosomal protein L35, protein MPKMKTHSSLKDRFKITGTGKVKRYKAYRNHLLSHKSGRQKRVLAGQPLMAAGDVRRIQQGLSNLK, encoded by the coding sequence ATGCCCAAGATGAAAACGCATAGCAGTCTTAAAGACCGCTTCAAAATTACTGGTACAGGTAAAGTTAAACGTTACAAAGCTTACAGAAACCATTTGCTTTCTCACAAATCAGGACGTCAAAAACGTGTTCTTGCTGGTCAACCATTGATGGCAGCTGGCGACGTTCGTCGTATTCAGCAAGGTCTTTCTAATCTTAAATAA